Proteins encoded within one genomic window of Spirulina major PCC 6313:
- a CDS encoding hydantoinase B/oxoprolinase family protein yields MTPRQTGWQFWIDRGGTFTDIVAQRPDGRRVVHKLLSENPERYADAPIQGMREVLGLGADEPLPIEQIDAIKMGTTVATNALLERKGDRTLFVTTQGFKDVLRIGYQNRPDIFARQIVRPSMLYAQVIEVAARHDAQGRELIPLNEAQIRQDLQTAYDRNIRSCAVALLHGYRNPAHEQRIGAIAREIGFTHISLSHQVSPLMKLVSRGDTTVVDAYLSPILRRYVDRIAAQLHTETDQAMPRLMFMQSNGGLTAAQQFQGKDSILSGPAGGIVGAVKTCAVAGFDRVIGFDMGGTSTDVSHYAGEYERSLETEIAGVRLRSPMLAIHTVAAGGGSIVQYDGARYRVGPDSAGANPGPAAYGRGGPLTVTDCNVRVGKVQPDFFPAVFGPDGDRPLDRATVAAQFDTLAAEINDDRSPAEIATGFLHIAVNTMANAIKKISLQRGYDLSGYTLCCFGGAGGQHACLIAEALGMRRIVIHPYAGVLSAYGIGLADVRVIHERAVEAPLTEELIPELGAICEELAALGCEELRAQNTSIDHLEQRHTAQVKYQGTDSTLTVDLSDRASMIAAFNDQYRQRYGFTMSDRPLIIESLSVELIAPAATATEPPQPQPRTTPPQPLTTVPLFTAQAWQDAPVFQRDQLQPDDAIAGPALIIEATGTNVIEPGWRATVNAYGHLVIELMPAIPPDKGLKALVSEESVDPVLLEIFNHGFRAIAEQMGTTLQNTSYSVNIKERLDFSCALFDPAGQLVANAPHIPVHLGSMSASIESLIAAKGDKFQPGDVYLLNNPYNGGTHLPDVTVITPIFLDSERPAFYVASRGHHADIGGISPGSMPPHSTHIDQEGVLFDNVRLVNQGQFCEADIVAHLTAGPYPARNPDQNLADLRAQIAANEKGGQELRRMVSQYGQATVQAYMGHVQRNAEESVRRAIAHLQDGEFTCPLDHGAQIQVKITIHPQSRSATIDFTGTSPQVSSNFNAPIAVCQAAVLYVFRSLVDDDIPLNVGCLTPLTIIVPPGSLLNPRYPAAVVAGNVETSQAVVDCLYGALGQLAASQGTMNNFTFGNDQYQYYETICGGSGAGPGFAGTDAVQTHMTNSRLTDPEVLEWRFPVRLERFAIRPGSGGAGAYPGGNGVIRRVRFLEPMTAGILSGRRRVAPFGLAGGGAGQTGHNWIERADGTIEELGSTATIAMQAGDCLAIATPGGGGYGSM; encoded by the coding sequence ATGACTCCAAGGCAGACGGGTTGGCAGTTTTGGATTGATCGGGGGGGGACGTTTACGGATATTGTGGCGCAGCGGCCCGATGGGCGGCGGGTGGTGCATAAGTTGCTGTCGGAGAATCCGGAACGGTATGCGGATGCGCCGATCCAGGGAATGCGGGAGGTGCTGGGGTTGGGGGCGGATGAGCCGCTGCCCATTGAGCAGATTGACGCGATTAAGATGGGGACGACGGTGGCGACCAATGCGCTGCTGGAGCGGAAAGGCGATCGCACCCTCTTCGTCACGACCCAGGGGTTTAAAGATGTGCTGCGGATTGGCTATCAGAACCGCCCGGATATTTTTGCGCGGCAGATTGTGCGGCCGTCGATGTTGTATGCACAGGTGATCGAGGTAGCAGCGCGTCACGATGCCCAGGGGCGAGAATTGATCCCGTTAAACGAAGCCCAGATTCGCCAGGATTTACAGACGGCCTACGATCGCAACATTCGCAGTTGTGCCGTTGCCCTCCTCCATGGTTACCGCAACCCGGCACATGAGCAGCGCATCGGTGCGATCGCTCGTGAAATTGGCTTTACCCATATTTCCCTGTCCCATCAAGTCAGTCCGTTGATGAAGCTCGTCAGTCGGGGCGATACGACGGTGGTAGATGCCTATTTGTCGCCGATTTTGCGCCGCTATGTGGATCGGATTGCGGCGCAATTGCACACCGAGACGGATCAAGCAATGCCGCGTTTAATGTTCATGCAGTCCAACGGCGGGCTGACTGCGGCGCAGCAGTTTCAGGGCAAGGATAGTATTTTGTCGGGGCCAGCGGGGGGCATCGTCGGGGCGGTGAAAACCTGCGCGGTGGCGGGGTTTGACCGGGTGATTGGCTTTGATATGGGCGGCACGTCCACGGATGTCAGCCATTATGCCGGGGAGTATGAGCGCAGTTTAGAGACGGAAATTGCGGGGGTGCGGTTGCGATCGCCCATGCTTGCGATTCATACCGTGGCGGCGGGGGGCGGCTCGATTGTGCAGTATGACGGTGCTCGCTATCGCGTTGGGCCCGATTCTGCCGGGGCGAATCCGGGGCCAGCAGCCTACGGGCGGGGCGGGCCGCTGACGGTGACGGATTGCAATGTGAGGGTGGGCAAGGTGCAGCCGGACTTTTTCCCGGCGGTGTTTGGCCCCGATGGCGATCGCCCCTTGGATCGGGCTACTGTCGCGGCGCAATTCGACACCCTTGCCGCAGAGATTAACGACGATCGCAGTCCGGCGGAAATTGCCACGGGATTTTTACACATCGCCGTCAACACCATGGCCAACGCGATTAAAAAAATCTCCCTCCAACGGGGCTATGATCTGTCGGGTTATACCCTCTGCTGCTTCGGTGGAGCGGGGGGACAGCACGCCTGTTTAATCGCTGAAGCGTTGGGAATGAGGCGGATTGTGATTCATCCCTATGCGGGGGTGTTGTCGGCCTATGGGATTGGCTTGGCGGATGTGCGGGTGATCCATGAGCGGGCGGTGGAAGCACCGTTAACGGAGGAATTGATCCCAGAATTGGGGGCGATTTGTGAGGAATTGGCCGCCCTAGGTTGTGAGGAATTGCGGGCCCAAAATACCTCGATTGATCACCTAGAGCAGCGCCACACAGCCCAAGTTAAATATCAAGGCACCGATAGCACCCTGACGGTGGACTTGAGCGATCGCGCCTCCATGATCGCCGCGTTTAACGACCAATACCGCCAACGCTACGGCTTCACGATGAGCGATCGCCCCTTGATCATCGAATCCCTCAGCGTCGAATTGATCGCCCCAGCCGCCACCGCGACCGAACCCCCTCAACCTCAACCCCGCACCACACCGCCCCAACCGCTGACCACCGTTCCCCTTTTCACCGCGCAGGCTTGGCAGGATGCCCCGGTGTTTCAGCGGGATCAATTACAACCGGATGATGCGATCGCAGGCCCTGCGTTGATCATCGAAGCGACGGGGACAAATGTGATTGAACCGGGCTGGCGAGCGACGGTGAACGCTTACGGCCATTTGGTGATTGAACTGATGCCAGCGATACCTCCGGACAAGGGGCTTAAGGCTCTTGTTTCTGAGGAGTCTGTCGATCCCGTATTGCTGGAAATTTTTAACCACGGGTTTCGGGCGATCGCCGAACAAATGGGCACAACCCTCCAAAACACCAGCTATTCCGTCAACATCAAAGAACGCCTCGACTTTTCCTGCGCCCTCTTCGACCCGGCCGGGCAACTGGTAGCCAACGCGCCCCATATTCCCGTCCATCTCGGCTCCATGAGTGCCAGCATTGAAAGCCTGATCGCCGCCAAAGGGGACAAATTCCAACCCGGCGATGTGTATTTACTCAACAACCCCTACAACGGCGGCACGCATTTACCCGATGTCACCGTGATCACCCCCATCTTTTTGGACTCGGAGCGCCCCGCCTTCTACGTTGCCTCACGGGGCCACCATGCCGATATTGGCGGCATTTCCCCCGGTTCGATGCCGCCCCACAGCACCCACATCGATCAAGAAGGGGTGTTATTTGACAATGTGCGCCTCGTCAATCAGGGCCAATTTTGCGAAGCAGATATCGTCGCCCACCTCACCGCTGGCCCCTACCCCGCCCGTAATCCTGACCAAAACCTCGCCGATCTTCGCGCCCAAATTGCCGCCAACGAAAAAGGCGGGCAGGAATTGCGGCGCATGGTTTCCCAATACGGTCAGGCGACGGTACAGGCCTATATGGGTCATGTGCAACGCAATGCAGAGGAATCGGTACGACGAGCGATCGCCCATCTCCAAGACGGCGAGTTCACCTGTCCCCTCGACCACGGCGCACAGATCCAGGTCAAAATCACGATTCACCCCCAAAGCCGCAGCGCCACGATCGACTTCACCGGCACATCTCCCCAAGTGAGCAGCAATTTCAACGCCCCGATCGCGGTCTGTCAGGCTGCCGTGCTCTATGTGTTTCGCTCCTTGGTGGATGACGATATTCCCCTCAATGTGGGCTGTTTAACGCCCTTGACGATCATCGTGCCCCCCGGTTCGCTGCTCAACCCGCGCTATCCGGCGGCGGTGGTGGCGGGGAATGTGGAAACCTCCCAAGCGGTGGTGGACTGTCTTTATGGGGCGTTGGGTCAGTTGGCCGCGTCCCAGGGGACGATGAATAATTTCACCTTCGGCAATGACCAATATCAATACTACGAGACGATTTGCGGCGGTAGTGGTGCGGGGCCAGGGTTTGCCGGGACGGATGCGGTACAGACCCACATGACAAACTCGCGCCTCACCGATCCGGAGGTGTTGGAATGGCGGTTTCCGGTGCGGTTGGAACGGTTTGCGATTCGGCCCGGCAGTGGTGGCGCGGGGGCCTATCCGGGGGGCAATGGTGTGATCCGGCGGGTACGATTTTTAGAACCGATGACGGCGGGGATCTTGTCGGGACGGCGGCGGGTGGCTCCCTTTGGCTTGGCGGGGGGCGGTGCGGGCCAAACGGGGCACAATTGGATCGAGCGGGCCGATGGGACGATTGAGGAGTTGGGGAGTACGGCCACGATCGCAATGCAAGCAGGGGATTGTCTTGCGATCGCAACTCCCGGCGGCGGGGGCTATGGCTCCATGTGA
- a CDS encoding DNA cytosine methyltransferase, with protein sequence MTQPQNNTSVYKNGAQKVYDITDEKRAWYRKISHESRLSKLSAEEGLIDSIHEVNTPKFDPDSLMPQLECNGLTTISLFSGGGGLDLGFLRAGYKHIASYELIPICKDTLTANIKSTNIYCGPDEGDVKKINWNIYKDQIDIVHGGPPCQPFSIAGAQKGADDERNMWGEFSRAVNAIKPRVFIAENVPGILNPKFNDFVKKYILDELADYSITTFKMHTADYGVPQIRERVFFVGFRSKSQLKKFTPPCPTHTWDHLGKNDSCHTCSLFDMGLKKTNGVRDYLGLQNIGFDNLAPTIRSAFTGKRNTTSILNSTAGQKAWGDMQIWPNGVQASREKASAFPAKNKHFRLSVQDVGLIQGFPESWKFAGAVYQVLGQIGNSVSPPVAYHVAVSVLNALKNT encoded by the coding sequence ATGACACAACCTCAAAATAATACATCTGTTTATAAAAATGGCGCTCAAAAAGTGTATGATATTACTGATGAAAAAAGAGCATGGTATAGAAAAATATCTCACGAATCACGCCTTTCTAAACTTTCCGCAGAAGAAGGACTTATAGATAGTATCCATGAAGTAAATACACCAAAATTTGACCCTGATTCATTAATGCCTCAATTAGAATGCAATGGTTTAACCACAATCAGTCTGTTTAGCGGAGGTGGTGGTTTAGATTTGGGTTTTCTTAGGGCTGGCTACAAGCACATAGCGTCTTATGAGCTTATACCTATATGTAAAGATACCCTAACTGCAAATATTAAATCCACAAATATATATTGTGGTCCAGACGAGGGCGATGTAAAGAAAATAAATTGGAATATTTATAAAGATCAAATAGATATTGTTCATGGTGGGCCACCATGCCAACCATTTTCAATAGCAGGAGCACAAAAAGGTGCAGATGATGAAAGAAACATGTGGGGAGAGTTTAGCAGAGCAGTTAATGCGATAAAACCTCGTGTGTTTATCGCAGAAAATGTACCAGGAATACTTAATCCAAAGTTTAATGATTTTGTAAAAAAATATATATTGGATGAACTGGCAGATTATTCAATAACTACATTCAAAATGCATACTGCTGATTATGGGGTACCACAGATTAGAGAAAGAGTTTTCTTTGTTGGCTTTCGAAGCAAATCCCAATTGAAAAAATTTACCCCTCCTTGCCCCACGCATACTTGGGATCATTTAGGAAAAAATGATTCTTGCCATACTTGTTCTTTATTTGACATGGGACTTAAAAAAACAAATGGAGTTAGGGACTATTTGGGGTTACAAAACATTGGATTTGATAATTTGGCTCCAACTATTAGAAGTGCCTTTACGGGGAAGAGAAATACAACTTCTATCTTAAATAGCACAGCAGGTCAAAAAGCTTGGGGGGACATGCAAATATGGCCTAACGGAGTTCAGGCGAGTAGGGAAAAGGCATCAGCCTTTCCCGCTAAAAACAAACACTTTAGACTGTCGGTTCAAGATGTTGGTTTAATTCAAGGGTTCCCAGAGTCATGGAAATTTGCAGGAGCGGTGTATCAGGTTCTTGGTCAAATTGGCAATTCAGTTTCACCTCCTGTCGCGTATCATGTCGCGGTAAGTGTCTTAAATGCATTGAAAAACACATAA
- the groL gene encoding chaperonin GroEL (60 kDa chaperone family; promotes refolding of misfolded polypeptides especially under stressful conditions; forms two stacked rings of heptamers to form a barrel-shaped 14mer; ends can be capped by GroES; misfolded proteins enter the barrel where they are refolded when GroES binds), protein MAKSIIYNEEARRALEKGIDLLAEAVAVTLGPKGRNVVLEKKFGAPQIVNDGITIAKEIELEDHIENTGVSLIRQAASKTNDVAGDGTTTATVLAHAMVKEGLRNVAAGANPIALKRGVDRATEFLVGRIKDQAREISDTKAIAQVGSISAGNDEEVGDMIAQAMEKVGKEGVISLEEGKSMITELEITEGMRFDKGYISPYFVTDTERMEAVLEDPYILITDKKIALVQDLVPVLEQVARSGKPLMIVAEDIEKEALATLVVNRLRGILNVAAVKAPGFGDRRKQMLEDIAVLTGGTLITEDAGLKLDATKLEMLGTSRRITITKETTTIVADGNEAAVKTRCDQIRRQIEETESSYDKEKLQERLAKLSGGVAVVKVGAATETEMKDRKLRLEDAINATKAAVEEGIVPGGGTTLAHLAPQLETWATETLKNEELTGAMLVARALLAPLKRIAENAGQNGAVIAERVKEKDFNVGYNAATGEFVDMFDAGVVDPAKVTRSALQNAASIAGMVLTTECIVVDKPEKEKAAAGPGGGDFDY, encoded by the coding sequence ATGGCTAAGAGCATCATTTATAACGAAGAAGCGCGTCGCGCTCTCGAAAAAGGCATTGACCTGTTGGCGGAAGCCGTGGCCGTCACCCTCGGCCCCAAAGGTCGGAACGTGGTTCTCGAAAAGAAATTTGGCGCACCTCAGATCGTCAATGACGGGATCACAATCGCGAAAGAAATCGAACTGGAAGACCACATCGAAAACACCGGGGTCTCCTTGATTCGCCAAGCCGCCTCGAAAACCAACGATGTGGCTGGGGACGGCACTACCACCGCGACAGTGTTGGCCCACGCCATGGTCAAAGAAGGCCTGCGCAACGTGGCGGCGGGTGCAAACCCCATCGCCCTCAAACGCGGTGTGGATCGCGCTACGGAATTCCTCGTGGGTCGGATTAAGGATCAAGCTCGCGAAATTTCGGACACGAAAGCGATCGCGCAAGTGGGTTCCATCTCCGCCGGGAACGACGAAGAAGTGGGCGACATGATTGCCCAAGCAATGGAAAAAGTCGGTAAAGAGGGTGTGATTTCCCTCGAAGAAGGTAAATCGATGATCACCGAACTGGAGATCACCGAAGGGATGCGCTTCGACAAAGGCTATATCTCCCCCTACTTCGTCACCGACACTGAACGCATGGAAGCGGTGCTCGAAGACCCCTACATCTTGATCACCGATAAGAAAATCGCCCTCGTTCAAGACCTCGTGCCCGTCCTCGAACAGGTGGCCCGCTCCGGCAAGCCCCTGATGATCGTTGCCGAAGACATCGAAAAAGAAGCCCTCGCCACCTTGGTGGTGAACCGTCTGCGCGGTATCCTCAACGTCGCAGCAGTGAAAGCGCCTGGGTTTGGCGATCGCCGTAAGCAAATGCTCGAAGACATCGCTGTCCTCACCGGCGGCACCCTAATCACCGAAGATGCGGGCCTCAAACTCGATGCCACCAAGCTCGAAATGCTCGGCACCTCCCGCCGGATCACGATCACCAAAGAAACCACCACCATCGTCGCCGACGGCAACGAAGCCGCAGTGAAAACCCGCTGCGACCAAATTCGCCGCCAAATTGAGGAAACCGAATCCTCCTACGACAAGGAAAAACTCCAAGAGCGGTTGGCGAAACTCTCCGGTGGTGTGGCTGTGGTCAAAGTCGGTGCCGCCACGGAAACCGAAATGAAAGACCGCAAGCTGCGTCTCGAAGATGCGATCAACGCCACCAAAGCAGCGGTAGAAGAAGGCATCGTCCCCGGTGGTGGGACGACCCTCGCTCACCTCGCGCCTCAACTCGAAACCTGGGCCACGGAAACCCTGAAAAATGAAGAGTTGACCGGTGCGATGCTCGTGGCTCGTGCTCTGTTGGCTCCCCTGAAGCGGATCGCTGAAAATGCCGGTCAAAACGGTGCGGTGATTGCCGAACGTGTCAAGGAAAAAGACTTTAACGTGGGCTACAACGCCGCCACGGGCGAGTTTGTCGATATGTTCGATGCGGGTGTGGTTGACCCGGCTAAAGTGACCCGCAGTGCGCTGCAAAATGCGGCTTCCATCGCGGGCATGGTCTTGACCACCGAGTGCATCGTTGTGGACAAGCCGGAAAAAGAAAAAGCAGCGGCAGGCCCCGGCGGCGGTGACTTCGATTACTAA
- a CDS encoding YchJ family protein yields the protein MIVNLTVSVSTNLPLSIPCPCGSGQLFSDCCAPYLQGQRPAPTAETLMRSRYSAYCTKNIDYLVKTHHPQHREPHSRHQITATANSVTWLGLTVIATEQGQGGDQTGIVEFVAVFQDGKKAAQLHERSRFRQEMGQWFYLDGDILPPLQPPKNEPCWCKSGKTFKQCHGKKR from the coding sequence ATGATCGTTAATTTAACGGTGAGCGTGTCAACTAATCTGCCCCTATCAATCCCCTGCCCCTGTGGGAGTGGTCAATTATTCTCAGACTGCTGTGCCCCATACCTCCAAGGGCAACGGCCTGCACCCACGGCTGAAACGTTAATGCGATCGCGCTACAGTGCCTACTGCACCAAAAATATTGATTACCTCGTCAAAACCCATCATCCCCAGCACCGCGAACCCCATAGCCGCCACCAAATCACAGCAACGGCAAACAGTGTGACCTGGCTGGGTTTAACGGTCATTGCCACGGAGCAGGGACAAGGGGGCGATCAAACGGGAATCGTTGAGTTTGTGGCGGTGTTTCAAGACGGGAAAAAGGCGGCGCAACTCCATGAGCGATCGCGTTTCCGTCAGGAAATGGGTCAATGGTTTTACCTCGACGGGGATATTTTACCGCCCTTGCAACCCCCAAAAAATGAACCCTGTTGGTGTAAAAGTGGCAAAACGTTCAAACAATGCCACGGCAAGAAACGTTAG
- a CDS encoding DUF6972 family protein, protein MSGIDRKIILDRRHIAKHLPNTAQSNRLLRRGRSAHVFNDEKTLLRVAQAIIVGGIHTGFARGYDRYGLMFTEAIGVRLDPDGSTLLLFYGEVKIDADNQYHPIPRTRPSEA, encoded by the coding sequence ATGAGTGGGATTGATCGCAAAATCATCCTCGATCGCCGGCACATTGCGAAGCATCTGCCCAATACAGCACAGAGTAATCGGCTTTTGCGGCGAGGGCGATCAGCCCATGTGTTCAATGATGAAAAAACTCTGCTTCGAGTTGCACAGGCTATCATAGTGGGCGGTATTCACACGGGTTTTGCCAGGGGCTACGATCGTTATGGCTTGATGTTCACCGAGGCGATTGGTGTTCGCCTTGACCCTGATGGTTCAACGCTCCTGTTATTCTATGGCGAGGTCAAGATTGATGCAGACAACCAATACCACCCCATCCCCCGCACTCGACCCAGCGAAGCATAA
- a CDS encoding glycosyltransferase → MKPAPRLMLFDLSVFGHHPSYMETLINYWHQQRLPGDLDFVVSSRFPEVHQETIALAQSLASDRIHFHPITAAEEAALSPRTNGWTRAKRNFDEWALLANYCDRLQPDHCLILYFDTCILPLFFGKTAAAPLSGIYFRPTFHYRNFSGYIPSTKATIQTLRETTLLRRILRHPRLAAVFSLDRYAVDGLQTLRPNTQIIPLADPVKPLPPSDLTREQLLAQLAIAPERQVFLLFGALTSRKGIFPLLDSLLQLSDQDCERVAIVFAGEASQNDAAALQAKIAEVQQAKPMLQIVGDYRFLPLGELQGYLQSADVLLAPYQRHVGMSGILVWAAMVQKPVLSSDYGLMGELVRRYQLGLAVDSTQPEAIASGFRQFLSQDPETIGDRTQMQTFADLNHGDRFAATIFHSLGYDCDPTASPHEH, encoded by the coding sequence ATGAAACCGGCCCCCCGCCTCATGCTGTTTGACCTGTCAGTCTTTGGTCATCATCCCTCCTATATGGAAACGCTGATCAACTATTGGCACCAGCAGCGATTACCTGGTGATCTCGATTTTGTTGTGTCGTCGCGTTTTCCGGAGGTGCATCAGGAGACGATCGCCCTCGCGCAATCATTGGCAAGCGATCGCATTCACTTCCACCCGATCACCGCCGCCGAAGAAGCCGCCCTCAGCCCCCGCACCAACGGCTGGACAAGGGCAAAGCGGAATTTTGATGAATGGGCATTGCTCGCGAACTATTGCGATCGCCTCCAGCCCGATCATTGCCTCATCCTCTATTTTGACACCTGCATCCTGCCCCTCTTCTTTGGCAAAACCGCCGCCGCGCCCCTCTCCGGCATCTACTTTCGCCCCACCTTCCACTACCGCAACTTTTCCGGCTACATCCCCAGCACCAAGGCAACAATCCAAACCCTACGGGAAACAACCCTGTTGCGGCGCATCTTGCGTCATCCCCGCTTAGCGGCCGTTTTTTCCCTCGATCGCTACGCCGTGGACGGCCTCCAAACCTTGCGCCCTAACACCCAAATTATCCCCCTCGCCGATCCCGTCAAACCCCTACCCCCGTCGGATTTAACCCGCGAGCAACTCCTCGCCCAGTTAGCGATCGCCCCAGAGCGGCAAGTCTTCTTACTCTTCGGCGCATTAACCAGCCGTAAAGGGATCTTTCCGCTCTTGGATTCCCTGTTGCAACTGTCGGATCAAGACTGCGAACGAGTTGCGATCGTCTTTGCCGGGGAGGCGAGCCAGAACGATGCCGCCGCATTACAGGCCAAAATTGCCGAGGTGCAACAGGCAAAACCGATGTTGCAAATTGTCGGTGATTATCGATTTTTGCCCCTGGGTGAGTTGCAGGGATACTTACAAAGTGCAGATGTGTTGCTGGCTCCCTATCAGCGTCATGTGGGGATGAGCGGCATTCTCGTCTGGGCGGCAATGGTGCAAAAACCGGTGTTGAGTTCGGATTATGGCCTGATGGGGGAATTGGTGCGGCGCTATCAGTTGGGGCTGGCGGTGGATTCGACGCAACCAGAAGCGATCGCCTCTGGATTCCGGCAATTTTTAAGCCAAGATCCCGAAACAATCGGCGATCGCACCCAGATGCAAACCTTCGCGGATCTCAATCACGGCGATCGCTTCGCCGCCACCATTTTCCACAGCCTCGGCTACGACTGCGACCCCACAGCATCCCCCCATGAACATTAA
- the groES gene encoding co-chaperone GroES → MAALTINVSTVNPLGDRVFIKVSPSEEQTSGGIYLPDTAKEKPQVGTVAAVGPGKLDKDGNRVAVEVKVGDSVLYSKYAGTDIKLNGEEYVLLSEKDILASVA, encoded by the coding sequence ATGGCTGCTTTAACCATCAATGTTTCTACTGTTAATCCTTTGGGCGATCGCGTTTTCATCAAAGTTAGCCCCAGCGAAGAACAAACCTCTGGCGGTATTTATCTCCCCGACACCGCCAAAGAAAAGCCCCAAGTGGGAACCGTTGCTGCTGTGGGCCCCGGCAAACTCGACAAAGATGGGAACCGCGTTGCAGTGGAAGTGAAAGTGGGTGATAGCGTCCTCTACTCCAAATACGCTGGCACCGACATCAAACTCAACGGCGAAGAATACGTGCTGTTGTCGGAAAAAGACATCCTCGCTTCGGTTGCGTAA
- a CDS encoding glycosyltransferase, translating into MNIKRLAIFTHGLEGGAFTNLGTTLARGFTELGYPCDLVVLRATAEEKARYPDVNVISLDVPRAIASIGALRNYLRRARPDVLISMPWYFNVVAVWAKLIAFVPTRVIITEHNIISLESGIELNRERRMQLMPFLMRHTYPFAAGLIAVCTDTLTDLHDTLHINPPIPQVAIANPIHLSRVQTQAQQSPQHPWFTPKTQPVILTVARLAKQKQLDLLIEAFAAATPDLPARLLIFGEGQLREELTHLCEQLGVSDRVDLAGFTVNPYPYMAACDLFVLASAWEGCPLALSEALACGTLVLTTDAPGGAKELIDYGDAGLLIPMGDRATLTKTLRDVLVNPETYHDYRAKGHARAQALDYLGVCQQYLDFARSL; encoded by the coding sequence ATGAACATTAAACGACTGGCAATTTTTACCCACGGCCTCGAAGGCGGCGCGTTTACCAACCTCGGCACAACCCTCGCACGGGGCTTCACGGAATTAGGCTATCCCTGCGATCTCGTCGTCCTGCGTGCCACTGCTGAGGAAAAGGCCCGCTATCCTGACGTGAATGTTATTTCATTGGATGTGCCGAGGGCGATCGCTTCCATTGGGGCATTGCGGAACTATCTGCGTCGCGCCCGTCCCGATGTGTTGATTTCGATGCCGTGGTATTTCAATGTCGTCGCCGTCTGGGCAAAACTCATCGCCTTCGTCCCCACCCGCGTGATCATCACCGAACACAACATCATCAGCCTTGAATCCGGCATTGAACTCAACCGGGAACGGCGGATGCAACTAATGCCGTTTTTGATGCGCCACACCTACCCCTTCGCGGCAGGGTTGATCGCCGTCTGCACAGATACCCTCACCGACTTACACGACACCCTTCACATCAACCCACCGATTCCACAAGTGGCGATCGCCAACCCGATCCATCTCAGCCGCGTCCAAACCCAAGCCCAACAATCCCCCCAGCATCCCTGGTTCACCCCCAAAACCCAGCCCGTCATCCTCACTGTTGCCCGTCTCGCCAAACAAAAACAACTCGATCTACTCATTGAAGCCTTTGCCGCTGCCACCCCCGACCTTCCCGCCCGCCTCCTCATTTTCGGCGAAGGGCAATTACGCGAGGAACTTACCCATCTGTGCGAACAGTTGGGGGTGAGCGATCGCGTTGATCTCGCCGGATTCACCGTCAACCCCTACCCCTACATGGCCGCCTGCGATCTCTTCGTCCTCGCCTCAGCCTGGGAAGGCTGCCCCCTCGCCCTCTCCGAAGCCCTCGCCTGCGGAACCTTGGTACTCACCACCGATGCCCCCGGCGGCGCGAAGGAATTAATCGACTACGGCGATGCGGGTCTCTTAATCCCCATGGGTGATCGCGCCACCCTAACGAAAACCCTCCGGGATGTATTAGTAAACCCTGAGACCTACCACGACTATCGCGCCAAGGGCCACGCCCGCGCCCAAGCCTTGGATTATCTCGGAGTCTGTCAGCAATATTTAGACTTTGCGCGATCGCTGTAA